A genomic region of Pristiophorus japonicus isolate sPriJap1 chromosome 22, sPriJap1.hap1, whole genome shotgun sequence contains the following coding sequences:
- the LOC139235097 gene encoding outer mitochondrial transmembrane helix translocase-like isoform X3: MLLNDALTRPLSRSEVLGLLFRLTVFGAVTYFGIKWMVDAIDPARRQKLEAKKRAEKLMKQIGVEGIKLSEYELTIAAHLVDPRALKVTWRDIAGLDEVITELQETVILPFQKRHLFLGSKLFQPPKGVLLYGPPGCGKTLIAKATASVAGCHFINMQASTLTDKWYGESQKLAAAVFSLAAKIEPCIIFIDEIDSFLRIRSCMDHEATAMMKAQFMSLWDGLSTDTDCQRQSQRQEILKLILSGECLSHDVKLKEIAEKTKGYSGSDLQELCREAALHRLRDFVRKEQMERIRRQLQAADFEESSAPEDLRAMTQTDLRLALEKMKESKAGTGTPRLQDSPVD, translated from the exons ATGCTGCTGAACGATGCACTGACCCGACCACTGAGCCGGAGCGAGGTTCTGGGATTGCTCTTCCGCCTCACGGTATTTGGAGCGGTCACCTACTTCGGCATCAAATGGATGGTGGACGCCATCGATCCTGCACGGAGACAGAAGCTGGAGGCCAAAAAAAGG GCAGAGAAGCTGATGAAACAGATCGGCGTGGAAGGAATCAAACTCTCGGAATATGAATTGACAATAGCAGCTCATCTGGTGGATCCCAGAGCACTGAAG GTGACCTGGCGGGACATTGCTGGGCTGGATGAGGTTATCACTGAGCTACAGGAGACGGTCATTCTCCCCTTCCAGAAGAGGCATTTATTCCTTGGATCCAAACTCTTTCAGCCACCAAAAG GTGTTTTGCTGTATGGCCCTCCGGGCTGTGGGAAGACCCTCATCGCCAAAGCCACAGCGAGTGTCGCTGGCTGCCATTTCATCAACATGCAGGCCTCAACGTTAACTGATAAGTGGTACGGGGAGTCACAGAAACTGGCAGCTGCCGTCTTCTCTTTGGCTGCGAAAATCGAACCGTGTATTATATTCATTGATGAAATAG ATTCCTTTCTGCGGATTCGCTCGTGCATGGACCACGAAGCGACGGCCATGATGAAAGCACAGTTCATGAGCCTGTGGGACGGACTGAGCACTGACACAGATTGCCAG AGGCAGAGCCAGCGGCAGGAGATTCTGAAGTTGATCCTTTCTGGTGAATGT TTGAGCCATGACGTGAAGCTGAAGGAAATAGCGGAGAAGACGAAAGGGTACTCGGGCAGCGACCTGCAGGAGCTCTGCAGAGAGGCAGCCCTGCACCGGCTCCGTGACTTTGTCCGTAAAGAGCAAATGGAGCGCATCAGGAGGCAATTGCAGGCTGCCGACTTCGAAGAAAG CTCCGCGCCTGAGGATCTGCGAGCAATGACTCAGACGGACCTACGACTGGCCTTGGAGAAGATGAAAGAATCAAAGGCAGGGACTGGCACTCCGAGACTGCAAGATTCTCCTGTGGACTGA
- the LOC139235097 gene encoding outer mitochondrial transmembrane helix translocase-like isoform X1, whose translation MLLNDALTRPLSRSEVLGLLFRLTVFGAVTYFGIKWMVDAIDPARRQKLEAKKRAEKLMKQIGVEGIKLSEYELTIAAHLVDPRALKVTWRDIAGLDEVITELQETVILPFQKRHLFLGSKLFQPPKGVLLYGPPGCGKTLIAKATASVAGCHFINMQASTLTDKWYGESQKLAAAVFSLAAKIEPCIIFIDEIDSFLRIRSCMDHEATAMMKAQFMSLWDGLSTDTDCQVIVMGATNRPQDVDPAILRRMPSAFHVGLPRQSQRQEILKLILSGECLSHDVKLKEIAEKTKGYSGSDLQELCREAALHRLRDFVRKEQMERIRRQLQAADFEESSAPEDLRAMTQTDLRLALEKMKESKAGTGTPRLQDSPVD comes from the exons ATGCTGCTGAACGATGCACTGACCCGACCACTGAGCCGGAGCGAGGTTCTGGGATTGCTCTTCCGCCTCACGGTATTTGGAGCGGTCACCTACTTCGGCATCAAATGGATGGTGGACGCCATCGATCCTGCACGGAGACAGAAGCTGGAGGCCAAAAAAAGG GCAGAGAAGCTGATGAAACAGATCGGCGTGGAAGGAATCAAACTCTCGGAATATGAATTGACAATAGCAGCTCATCTGGTGGATCCCAGAGCACTGAAG GTGACCTGGCGGGACATTGCTGGGCTGGATGAGGTTATCACTGAGCTACAGGAGACGGTCATTCTCCCCTTCCAGAAGAGGCATTTATTCCTTGGATCCAAACTCTTTCAGCCACCAAAAG GTGTTTTGCTGTATGGCCCTCCGGGCTGTGGGAAGACCCTCATCGCCAAAGCCACAGCGAGTGTCGCTGGCTGCCATTTCATCAACATGCAGGCCTCAACGTTAACTGATAAGTGGTACGGGGAGTCACAGAAACTGGCAGCTGCCGTCTTCTCTTTGGCTGCGAAAATCGAACCGTGTATTATATTCATTGATGAAATAG ATTCCTTTCTGCGGATTCGCTCGTGCATGGACCACGAAGCGACGGCCATGATGAAAGCACAGTTCATGAGCCTGTGGGACGGACTGAGCACTGACACAGATTGCCAG GTGATTGTGATGGGGGCAACGAACCGGCCCCAGGATGTGGATCCAGCCATCTTGCGAAGGATGCCCAGTGCATTCCACGTGGGCCTGCCT AGGCAGAGCCAGCGGCAGGAGATTCTGAAGTTGATCCTTTCTGGTGAATGT TTGAGCCATGACGTGAAGCTGAAGGAAATAGCGGAGAAGACGAAAGGGTACTCGGGCAGCGACCTGCAGGAGCTCTGCAGAGAGGCAGCCCTGCACCGGCTCCGTGACTTTGTCCGTAAAGAGCAAATGGAGCGCATCAGGAGGCAATTGCAGGCTGCCGACTTCGAAGAAAG CTCCGCGCCTGAGGATCTGCGAGCAATGACTCAGACGGACCTACGACTGGCCTTGGAGAAGATGAAAGAATCAAAGGCAGGGACTGGCACTCCGAGACTGCAAGATTCTCCTGTGGACTGA
- the LOC139235097 gene encoding outer mitochondrial transmembrane helix translocase-like isoform X2, whose translation MLLNDALTRPLSRSEVLGLLFRLTVFGAVTYFGIKWMVDAIDPARRQKLEAKKRAEKLMKQIGVEGIKLSEYELTIAAHLVDPRALKVTWRDIAGLDEVITELQETVILPFQKRHLFLGSKLFQPPKGVLLYGPPGCGKTLIAKATASVAGCHFINMQASTLTDKWYGESQKLAAAVFSLAAKIEPCIIFIDEIDSFLRIRSCMDHEATAMMKAQFMSLWDGLSTDTDCQVIVMGATNRPQDVDPAILRRMPSAFHVGLPRQSQRQEILKLILSGECLSHDVKLKEIAEKTKGYSGSDLQELCREAALHRLRDFVRKEQMERIRRQLQAADFEERCLSSLRTLYH comes from the exons ATGCTGCTGAACGATGCACTGACCCGACCACTGAGCCGGAGCGAGGTTCTGGGATTGCTCTTCCGCCTCACGGTATTTGGAGCGGTCACCTACTTCGGCATCAAATGGATGGTGGACGCCATCGATCCTGCACGGAGACAGAAGCTGGAGGCCAAAAAAAGG GCAGAGAAGCTGATGAAACAGATCGGCGTGGAAGGAATCAAACTCTCGGAATATGAATTGACAATAGCAGCTCATCTGGTGGATCCCAGAGCACTGAAG GTGACCTGGCGGGACATTGCTGGGCTGGATGAGGTTATCACTGAGCTACAGGAGACGGTCATTCTCCCCTTCCAGAAGAGGCATTTATTCCTTGGATCCAAACTCTTTCAGCCACCAAAAG GTGTTTTGCTGTATGGCCCTCCGGGCTGTGGGAAGACCCTCATCGCCAAAGCCACAGCGAGTGTCGCTGGCTGCCATTTCATCAACATGCAGGCCTCAACGTTAACTGATAAGTGGTACGGGGAGTCACAGAAACTGGCAGCTGCCGTCTTCTCTTTGGCTGCGAAAATCGAACCGTGTATTATATTCATTGATGAAATAG ATTCCTTTCTGCGGATTCGCTCGTGCATGGACCACGAAGCGACGGCCATGATGAAAGCACAGTTCATGAGCCTGTGGGACGGACTGAGCACTGACACAGATTGCCAG GTGATTGTGATGGGGGCAACGAACCGGCCCCAGGATGTGGATCCAGCCATCTTGCGAAGGATGCCCAGTGCATTCCACGTGGGCCTGCCT AGGCAGAGCCAGCGGCAGGAGATTCTGAAGTTGATCCTTTCTGGTGAATGT TTGAGCCATGACGTGAAGCTGAAGGAAATAGCGGAGAAGACGAAAGGGTACTCGGGCAGCGACCTGCAGGAGCTCTGCAGAGAGGCAGCCCTGCACCGGCTCCGTGACTTTGTCCGTAAAGAGCAAATGGAGCGCATCAGGAGGCAATTGCAGGCTGCCGACTTCGAAGAAAGGTGCCTCTCGTCGCTGCGGACTTTGTATCATTGA